TTCTTCGGTGGGAACTTCACGTACGGTTCGTACTACACGCAGTCTGTCGAAGAGATCCGAGCCATCGACAAGGCGCGTGAGACCGACCCGATGAAGTCCTTGCCGCCGGACAACCCAATCGCTATCGCGGTCGCAGACCACACGACGGTTCCGTGGCACCTGTTCTTTTGGGCGATCTTCTTCGGGATCCTGATGGCCTTCGCCATCGAACAGTTGACCGACTACTACGTCTCGACGCACAAGAAACCGGTCCGAGAAGTCGCCGGACTCTCGACCGCGGGCCCAGCGCCGATGATCATCACCGGCTTCGCCCTTGCCAAAGAGTCGAGCGTGTTCTCGGTCTTCGCCATTGTAATCGCGCTCGTGTTCCCGCTCCTCCTGTTCCCCGAGCCCACGTACGGAACGTTCATCCTGAGCTTCTATGGAATCGCGCTTGTAGGGTTGGGCTTGCTCACGACGACCGGCTACATCCTGGCGATGGACACCTTTGGCCCGATCTCCGACAACGCGCAAGGCGTGTTTGAAATGTCGAAGGCGGGGCACGGCAACGAGCGGGCCAGCAAGGCCGTACAACGACTCGACGCCGCGGGCAACACCACAAAGGCGTTGACCAAGGGCTTCGCGATCGCTACGGCGGTCGTGGCCGCGGTCGCGCTGTTCCACTCCTATATCGAAGAAGCGCAGCTTGCGAGCGCGGGTCTTCGACTGGAAATGCCGGAGATCTTTCTCGGCCTCTTGATCGGTGGCGCAGCGCCATTCCTGTTCTCTGCGTTCTCCATCAACGCCGTGGGGCGGGCCGCCTTCTTCCTCATCAACGAGGTGCGAAGGCAGTTCAAGGCCGACCCAGGGATCATGAAGGGCACGAGCAAGCCGGACTACGGCAAGTGCGTGGCCATCGTTACCGAAGCGGCGCAGAAGGAACTGCTCGGTCCGGGCATCCTCGCGATCGCCCTGCCGATGGCCGTTGCGTTTGGATTCTCGATTGGTAAAGAGCCCGTTCTCATCGGGGGAGTCGAATACAACCTCACCGGCGCGCAGGCCCTGGGTGGATTCCTTGCCGGCGCGATCCTCAGCGGGCAGCTCATGGCGGTTCTGCTAGCGAACGCGGGCGGAATCTGGGACAACGCCAAGAAGCTGATCGAGGACGGCCTGTACGGAGGCAAGGGAACCGAGGCCCACAAGGCGGGCGTGGTCTGCGATACCGTCGGTGATCCTTTCAAGGACACCGCAGGACCTGCGCTCAACCCGCTCATCAAGGTCATGAACCTGGTGGCCCTGCTCCTTGCGCCCGTAGTCATTCAGGTTCGGTCCGAAGCCGCCCAAATCGGCATCACCGTAGCTTGTGTGCTCGCTCTTGCTTTCTCGATCTGGTGGTCGAAGCGGGGTTCGATGCTCGATGCGCTCGTTGGCTCCACTGAGGACGCCGACGCGATCGCTCCGAGCGCCCCGGTTTCACCGCCAGCAGCCAAGAAGCGAATCACCGTCGAGGACGAACCCCCTTCGGAGGAAGAGTCCAGCAAAGAGTGACGGCCGCTTGTCAGAACGCCCTGGGGTTCGGTGAGCCCTAGGGCTTTTTTATTGTGACTTGACGCAATTTTCCTGGACAAAGCACGAATTCGCAAAACGTCCTATACAATATCAATAAGGGGGTGGCCATGGCTGATCCTCGAGATATTGAAGCCACGAAATACGCGCGACGCGAGTTCATCAAGCATCGGCTCGACGTGACGATGGCGGAGATCCGTGTGAGTCACGGGGTCGTGTACATTCGGGGTATCGTTCGCCGCGATCCCCAAGCTCACTACGACAACGTGAGCAACGAGACCGAGCGCGTGGGGCGGTTGCTCAAGCAGCGTCCTGAGATTCGGGACGTTGTGGTCGAAGCTAAGTTCCTGTAGAACCGGTACTCAGGCTGAAGCATGGATGTGGCGCGCTTCCCGCTCCCGAAGCGATCTACCCACTTCTCCCACCAGGTAAAAGCTACCTGTGACCAAGAGGACGCCGCCTTCGGGCGTCTCCTGCAGCGATTGATCCAAAGCGCTTTCGAGGTCGGAATGAGCGGAGCAAGGAACACCGGCCCTGGTGGCGCACTCAGCGACCAGCAAGGGGGGCATCGCTCGGAAGAAGTCGATCGGAGCCGCGTGGCCCCGCCCGACCCGCCCGACGAGCGGTTCGAAAAACGCGGCGCAATCGTGCCCACTGAGCATCCCCACAAGGAGCACAACGGGGAGGCCGGAGAACTCCTCATCGAGAGTGCCCCGTAGCTCCCTCGCAGAGTCTGCATTGTGGGCGCCGTCGAGGACCATTCGCTTTCCTGCGAATTCGCGCACTTCGAATCGGCCCGGCAAGCGGGTTCGAGCGAGCGCCTCGCAGGCCGCGCTGGGGTCCTCGATCGCCTGAGAAGCCTCGGCAGCGGCAAGCGCGAGCGCGGCGTTGTCGATCTGGTGAGGGCCCTTCATGCCGGGAACAACCGGCGAGAAACGTCTCGTCGGAGTCTGGACCGCGTAGGCGCCCTTCCCATCCCGCTCGGCAACGACTTCACGTCCCACTCGCCACAACGGGCAACCCCGCTCTTGGGCGACCTTCAGGACGACCTCCATCGCCGGGACTGGAAGGTTGCCGACGACTGCAGGAACTCCCGGCTTGAGAATGCCCGCCTTTGCCTTTGCAATGTTCTGAAGCGTGGGCCCAAGGATCTCTCCATGGTCCAATCCGATGCTTGCGATCACGCTGCAATCTGGGGCGATTACGTTGGTGGCGTCGAGTTCGCCGCCAAGACCCACTTCAAGGGCCACCCAATCGCACCCTGCGTCCCCCCAGCACCGAAAACCCATCGCCGTCTTAAACTCGAACTCGGTTACGGGGCCCAGTTCGGATTCGTCCATGCTCGTTGCGACGGGGATCAGGGCCTCCACGAGCCGCGTGAACTCGTCGTCGGAAATCGGCTCCCCTCCCAGTTGAATCCGCTCGGTGACGTGGTACACATACGGACTGAAGTAGCCCCCTACCCGGAATCCCTGACTCATCAATACCGACTGCACGTAAGCCGTTGTGGAGCCCTTGCCGTTCGTACCTGCCACGTGGATGAACCGGGGAGCCAAATCCCCTTCGATCGAGTTCAAAAGCCCCGCACGAACGACGAACTCCCGCATCCGGTCGAGCCCAAGACGCCACCCTCGGTGCTGCAGCCCGGAAACGAACTCAAGGGCTTGTTCGAATGTCAGCGGCATCTTGGCTCGCCTATCGCACCAGGTCCGGGATGAGGTCCGACGCCGCGATCCTCCGAACGACCTCGGCGAACCGCTCGCCCTCCCGATCCCCCTTGAGCGTGAGAGACATCCGCAAGTAGCCTTCCCCCTCGCTCCCGTAGCCGCTTCCCGGAATGGCGACGACGTTGGCCCTCCGCAGCAGTTCGGCGCAGAATTCCGCGCTCGACATGTCCCCGCGCGGAACCCGAGTCCAGATGTAGAAAGTGGCTTTGGGTTTCGGGACGTTCCAGCCGATCGACCTCAGGCCGTCGCACAGGAGGTCGCGTCTTCGCTGATAAAGCGCCAGCGTCGACGAGTTATCGACCGCTTCGAGCGCCACCGCGCCGGCTTCGGCGACGGCGGGGAACTGCTTGCTGTCCAGATTCGACTTCAGCGCCGCGAGGTTCTGAACCGCGTCCGGATTCCCCACGGCGAACCCGAGCCGCCATCCGGTCATATTGAACATCTTGCTGAGCGAATGGAACTCGAGCGAAACCTCCTTGGCTCC
The genomic region above belongs to Candidatus Nitrosymbiomonas proteolyticus and contains:
- a CDS encoding folylpolyglutamate synthase/dihydrofolate synthase, whose amino-acid sequence is MPLTFEQALEFVSGLQHRGWRLGLDRMREFVVRAGLLNSIEGDLAPRFIHVAGTNGKGSTTAYVQSVLMSQGFRVGGYFSPYVYHVTERIQLGGEPISDDEFTRLVEALIPVATSMDESELGPVTEFEFKTAMGFRCWGDAGCDWVALEVGLGGELDATNVIAPDCSVIASIGLDHGEILGPTLQNIAKAKAGILKPGVPAVVGNLPVPAMEVVLKVAQERGCPLWRVGREVVAERDGKGAYAVQTPTRRFSPVVPGMKGPHQIDNAALALAAAEASQAIEDPSAACEALARTRLPGRFEVREFAGKRMVLDGAHNADSARELRGTLDEEFSGLPVVLLVGMLSGHDCAAFFEPLVGRVGRGHAAPIDFFRAMPPLLVAECATRAGVPCSAHSDLESALDQSLQETPEGGVLLVTGSFYLVGEVGRSLREREARHIHASA